A window of Rattus norvegicus strain BN/NHsdMcwi chromosome 14, GRCr8, whole genome shotgun sequence contains these coding sequences:
- the Smim14 gene encoding small integral membrane protein 14 isoform X2, producing the protein MEAFSQLRFSSQMCPGLCQLRQSQSYCTDTECLRELPGPSGDSGISITVILMAWMVIAVLLFLLRPPNLRGSSLPGKPSSPHSGQDPPAPPVD; encoded by the exons atggaggcattttctcagctgagattCTCTTCCCAGATGTGTCCAGGTTTGTGTCAG CTCCGGCAGTCCCAGTCCTACTGCACCGACACAGAATGCCTTCGGGAAT TGCCAGGACCCTCCGGCGACAGTGGCATCAGCATCACTGTGATCTTGATGGCCTGGATGGTGATCGCCGTGCTCCTCTTCCTACTCAGGCCTCCTAACCTGAGAGGCTCCAGCCTTCCTGGAAAGCCCTCCAGTCCTCACAGT GGACAGGACCCGCCGGCCCCTCCTGTGGACTAA
- the Smim14 gene encoding small integral membrane protein 14 isoform X1 gives MAEGGFDPCECICSHEHAMRRLINLLRQSQSYCTDTECLRELPGPSGDSGISITVILMAWMVIAVLLFLLRPPNLRGSSLPGKPSSPHSGQDPPAPPVD, from the exons ATGGCTGAAGGAGGATTTGATCCCTGTGAATGTATTTGCTCTCATGAACACGCTATGAGAAGACTTATCAATCTG CTCCGGCAGTCCCAGTCCTACTGCACCGACACAGAATGCCTTCGGGAAT TGCCAGGACCCTCCGGCGACAGTGGCATCAGCATCACTGTGATCTTGATGGCCTGGATGGTGATCGCCGTGCTCCTCTTCCTACTCAGGCCTCCTAACCTGAGAGGCTCCAGCCTTCCTGGAAAGCCCTCCAGTCCTCACAGT GGACAGGACCCGCCGGCCCCTCCTGTGGACTAA